From the Macrobrachium nipponense isolate FS-2020 chromosome 17, ASM1510439v2, whole genome shotgun sequence genome, the window ATTGGACAAGGCCCGCAAACCAGAAGACGTTGGGGATAATGGCCCCGAACCAATAAATATCCAGCACCTTCAAGCAGCTTTCTTCTTGGTGGCCATAGGAAACGCCTGTGCCTTACTCCTCTTGGTAGTTGAGAAGTTAGCCCACTGGAAAAAGTCACGTTCTACGAAAAGGTCAACTGGGAACTCTGACAAGCGCTGACTTCATGATAGTTGCTGTTTGAACTGTTTACATCAGCTCTCTTACAGCTTAGGCCTAGTTGTCAGGAAATCAGCTATGCTAGCAGACGTATTGCTTATGGCCGTTAGTTGTTCACAACACCTTATTGATTCAATCGCTGTGATTACTAGcacaatataatgataaaaatgtatcCTGACTAAGCATTAAATGTAACAATGTAAAATGAGGGCTTTGAGTTCATAGGATTACctttcattttgttaatgaaccTGTTTTATCACTGATAggaaatatatagagtatatataattccATGGCAAAACCTATCAGGtcaattatgatttttattactgtcttgaatttaatataattttgagtacaaattaattttttctaattgtttaaaattataagacgaatattactatatatatatatatatatatatatatatatatatatatatatatatatatatatatatatatatacggtcttAAAGTTAATACAACTTAATTACCAATAGGTAACTGCTCATCCTGAAAGTTATACATGTTTCGAGAAAATTAACATGAGGAATCcagaaacaaaaacacaaatcaaAACAAAGGCAGTCTATGCTGTTGAACGCCAAGATAGGGAACTGGTTCTTCTCCCGTATGGTAACTAATAAGAATCAAGACACCTTGTTTAATCAGATGAAGTGAGGAAACTTGACCAATATCATGCTGGCGGATCAAGATTAGAACATCACTCACTGTTAAAGGATATTTCTGTACTCGAAAGCCATTATAGGCCTACACAAAGACTCCAGTCTATTGGTTTATTTCCTGACTGGATCTGTTTCTTCATCTTTCAAGTTCATAAGAAAAccagatatatatttcttaaatccATACTAGGATAAAGTGATTTTTGCATACATTTTCGAAAAAGGCAGGGTTATTCAGGCATTATTATCCTGTTATAGTTAAAATCTTATTCAGAATGGTTTTGCCGAAAGCAATATATTAGTGGTATTCAAAACAAGAGGACGTTGATTGATCTTATAACCCTTCTCTTCTACGATATGAAACAGACACTATATAGGCTACGCAACGTACCATCATGAAGACTTAGTGCTTTTGTAGTAATTCAAAGTTTGTTTCTGTACATTCGAATAAGATGGAATTAAGCTAGTCAACAGCCGATATCATCAAGGGTGTTGCCATGACATTCTATCAAAGACAAATTTCGAGGACAGTCCAAATAAATTGGTATCAAGCAAATGCACCTGTATTCTGCACATCGTCAAAGAAAACAAGACCACAGGTCATGTTTACTTTCCCAAGTCTGAGTCCCTTGAAGTGTGCCTTTTCACCACAGTCTCAGCAATGACGGCGCAACCTCCCAGGAAGTTGCCGAAGAGCCACAAATAGTAAGCTGCCTGGAGGTGGCGGACGTTGATCGGTTCTGGACCTTTCTCTGTGACGCCCTGGATCGTTCTCGCCTTCTCCAGCTCATCCCTCATGTACTTCTGTACGAGGCCGTAGGTCATCTCCCTGACGAGCCTGAGATCATAGAGAAAGTTTTACTTGATAGTCGTTGGGGAATATTTACCATAACTATTTCTTTTTCAGTATACTGTAGTTTGTGTTAGTATTTACTGCCGAAGTGTTGCTGCTTTTATATCTCCAAtttgttttgtacattttttttttattattaaatcggTTTATTGTTCTTAGAATCTGCCTCTTCGTCTGGAAGGCAACAATTTGCGAGTTATTCAATCGCATAACGGATGACGTCAGACATCTTTCAAAACATTCTTGTGGTTTTTACTATAGTTGGAGCTTCTAAGAATTCCATAATAGCAAAGAGATGCACTTTACTAGCGGATAAGCCAAGGCATTAGTGAAGAAAAAGAGACACTTACACTTCCTCGAAAGCGGTTTTGTAAGGCGAACCATTCGGACAAGCGATGCTGTAGCCATGAGCATAAAATTCGTGAGCTGCAAAGTGAAACTTCTCTCGACCTCTAACGTTGGCACGGACTTCGGCTCCTAAGCGATTGTTGCTAAAAACGTATTTACCATGAAGGACCTACACAGGAAGATAAGCAGATGATGCTAATCTTATCTCATTTGTGCTGTATCTAGTCGTaaataaagtaacaaaaaatGACCATGAATATAAAGAAtgaaatcttgataatatttataaaaatatattgtagCTGGAGGTTTGAACAAGTCAGGAAGAATTTAACTGTAACATAAATTTTAAAGCAGAAGCATCGAAGACTACCTCTCTAGCCTGGCTGCATTAATCAGCGGAAACACGTCCATTTTAGATTATACACACTTATAGAAACCAGTATTTACGGATTTATAAGATAAAGTTTGTTATTATTACAGACAAatacctctcttttttttctttaatttgtttttcagtttcCCCAACTGCGCTCTCTTAAGTCAAATTTAGGAACTGAGTACCAAACGGACTATCGCTACCCTGAAGCTatggaataaaattaaagaaagggaagaaatacCCTGACAATTTCCAAACCAAACCATTAACTTTTATCGAACACCATCACAGACCCTGTCCATCCCGTCGTCCCAGTTCTTGATGCACCCTTTGCTGTGGTCGAACCTCGCGTAGATCTCCTTGTAGATTTCCATAGTCGTATTCTGGAAAAGAAACTGACTTTGTATAGGCCTATATATAATGGGTTATGTCAAGTAAAATTTTGGAGAAAGGGTGGGTTTGAAGATCTCTTTGTAGAGACTATCGTAGTCGTATTCTGGAAGTGAAAGTGACTTCGTGTGACAATATTTGAGACAGGCTTCGAAGACGCTTGGTACGCGGTAGTATAGGCCTATAATGAGTTATGTTAAGCAGAGTTTtgaggagggagaaagagaggagagagagatctgaaggtCTCCTTGTAGATTTCCATAGCCGTCTTCTGGAAAAGAAATTGACTTTGCCTAAAAGCGAAACGACAAGTCTTTCGTTGGCGACTATGTTTGAGACCGACTTGGATAAGATTGATATAAATACTTTCATAGGCCTATAATGGGTTATGTttcggagagaaagagagaatttgaaGATCTCTTTGTAGATTTCCTAAGTCGCATTCTAGAGAAGAAATTTACTTTGTACCCGTGGCCGTAATgtcaatgatataataataagaataatagcaAAACCTGGTGGCTTACACGTACTACAAAACTCACACTGTAAATAAACTCGTTATTGGAACCGCAGCCAAGCACCGTCACGTAGTGGTCCTTCTTAATGGCCTCCAGAAGGTCGTACAGGGAGTCGATGGGTTTTTCGTAAGAAGGCACCGCAAGCACGGATATCATGACGTCGGCGTAGAGGGCTGGAAATGGATGAGAAGTTTTCGTTTGTCTCAGGAAAGTTATCGAGCATTCATCAGCGCACTGTAAGGGATCGTGAATGATAAACTAATGAAATCATCGGTTTCAACCGTGGCCACCGAGAGGCAATCTCTCGGTGGCCACGTTTCAACGTACTGTCAGGGATCATGAATTTttaactattataaaataattgtttttaacgGACTCTCAGAAATCATGACATATTAACTAATAAAGAAATTGGAAATTCCGATGCAGTTTTTCATCAAATTCTTCATACAAGCTTGATGAAGCTTCGTTAAGATTTATAGATAATCAAAGTATTTAGAACCTAAATTCTCCCCCaaaattctctcgagagagaacAAATATTGAGATGAAGTCGAATAAATTAGACTAAACGCCATAATTTACGgcaaatttttaatgaaaaccacattagagagagagagagagagagagagagagagatagagagagagagaaaaaaagaaaaaagaagagaggagaagagagagagagagagagagagaagataaactCCCGTCCTACTGACATATcatgaggaaggagaagaagaagtaacCGATGAAGACGAGCCGGTAAAACCATTTCGGAGAGGGAACCCTTCCCCCCTGGTTCACCAGGGGCCGGAACATGAACAGGCTCACGTCGGGGAGGTACTCCCACTTCTCGTGCACTTCTCCAAAGAGCTTTTTCCTCATCCACACCATCAGTCTTATCAGAGGGCCGATCAGCAACTCCACCACTATGAGGGCTATCCACACCTGATGAGAGAGGTTGGGTTCGTAGTGGGTGATATTTCGCCTTAtaccgaattatatatatatatatatatatatatatatatatatatatgatatatatatatatatatatatatatatatatatatatatatatatatatatatatatatatatatatatatatatatatatataataaaaggagcccataaaaacaccaaaatatagagaggaaagtactatatttcaaagacttctgtctatcttcaggtatatgaatgagaaaagtttacagaaaaggtggtatttataccaagagatccatccacaggtaagccaatttaggtcacccccgctgataatcttcctttaatcttcttaaagcgttggttgaatgaaaaccttgtcgatcacatccgaatcccatgctccttttgaaatgttcattgcctgcctctcttttattaaggccgattccatcatttgactcttgtaccggcagttgctgctataaattatatgtgacaaattccagtttattccatggttatgttcatttatatggttgaaaatagctgagttctgttgtccatacctaactgactgtttgtgttgtattaatctctggggaagtgattttcctgtaaatccgatgtaagattggtcacagtcctggcatgggatttcataaacccctgtttacttggggaatgtcttttgttgtaagttaatcagggatttggctaaggtgtttgggtaagtaaatgcaaaagggttagattttccgagggtctgagtcactgttttAATTCTGTCCAGATGaggaatttctattttattgttgggtctctctttggtcttgttttgagggggccGGTAGAAAAttgcgtttgctttgtgaattgttttctcaattatatggtcaggatactttaaagacgaaagttgcttacgaataagttcaaattctttttccagaatatctggagaacaaattcgtaaggctcttaagaacaggttgctggctacacctatcttgatagcaatgttgtgatagctaaagtagtgaatgtatgaaagtgagaacgttggttttctgtaaatgataaatttgtattctgtcgtgtctctgattattagaacatcaagaaaaggaattttgttgtctgtttcccattcaactgggcactaatgcgtttaattttgaaaggaattcatttaaattgccccacctattatcccaaaatattagcatatcatctacatatctcatccacagcatgtttttgggttttattgcatttattgctttagttttaaagtattccatgtacagattggctaaaacaggacttaaaggactacccacactacaccgaatttttgctaATAGAATGATTCTcctaatgaaaatatgttattagatgcacataattcaactaactttattattttgtcaagcgccaatgggaaatgatctgaatagggggactgaccaatcttacatcggatttacaggaaaatcacttccccagatattaatacaacacaaacggtcagttaggtatggacaacagaattcagttattttcaaccatataaatgaacataactatagaataaactggaaattgtcacatataatttatagcagcaactgccggtacaagagtcaaatgatggaatcggccttaataaaggataggcaggtaatgaacatctcaaaaggagcgtgggattcggatgtgatcgacaaggttttcattcaaccaacgcttatgaagattaaaggaagattatcaacgggggtgacctaaattggcttacctgtggatgggtctcttggtataaataccaaccttttctgtaaacttttctcattcatatacctgaagagagagacagcagtctctgaaatatattctgttgtaacagaaaatttttaccagtcatatatatatatattatatatatatatatataatatatatatatatatattatatatatatatattaaatatataatagatatatatatatatatatttatacacacacatatagatatattattatattatatatatatatatatatatatatatatatatatatatatatatatatatatataatatatatatatatatatatattatatattatatttatatatatatatatatatatatatatatgtgtgtgtgtgtgtgtgtgtgtgtgtgtaattatgattataatttcAAAGACCGTTATTCGTGAATAttgactttaggccaaaggccaaccgctcggacctatgaggtcattctgcgctgaaagggaaagttacagtaaaaggaattaattaaggtataatataacaggaggaaaacctcgcaggtgcattatgaatcaagtgttataggagaggatggaaagtaagatggcggaaagagaatatggacggagacacagttaaaggaatgggttgcaactaggggccgaagggactccgCAAAGAATATTAAGTTAATACCTACGGTGAGGTGCACTAGCGGCAATACCCGGCCTCTCCCCCCATTCCCCACTAAAGGACGCATccaaccaacgccatcttgaattcaagatggcgttgatcCAACCACCAACCTCGTAAGTGAAGGAAGTGAAGACAGCGTAGGCCCTCAGCGTCTTGGAAGGAGCTGGTGAGATGAGCGTCGTGGATTCGTAGTAGTAAGGTTTGGTGAAGTCTACCGccttctctctctgttctgtaATTGAGACGCATTTTCGGTCGTTTATGTCAGTGAGAGAATAATATTTGTCTTCTTTTGTCCTCTGTTTGTGCGGGATTATATATGCTGGCAGTGACTTTGATATCATCAACTCTCAGGTTAAAAGATAGTTTTTTGTATCCcgcatttatttttagaatattattttgtgtaagtacacacacacacacacacacacacacacacacacacacacacacacatatatataatatatatatacata encodes:
- the LOC135196098 gene encoding glutamate receptor ionotropic, delta-1-like, whose protein sequence is MRPLYRPVLEVYKDFGGRELIVTVIDNWPFWHLTYPGDGRVIPTSGLDYNVLKTIGDHLNFTIRMEITPDGKWGGVMADGTVTGMVGVVHRHEAHAAINEFTITEQREKAVDFTKPYYYESTTLISPAPSKTLRAYAVFTSFTYEVWIALIVVELLIGPLIRLMVWMRKKLFGEVHEKWEYLPDVSLFMFRPLVNQGGRVPSPKWFYRLVFIGYFFFSFLMISLYADVMISVLAVPSYEKPIDSLYDLLEAIKKDHYVTVLGCGSNNEFIYSNTTMEIYKEIYARFDHSKGCIKNWDDGMDRVLHGKYVFSNNRLGAEVRANVRGREKFHFAAHEFYAHGYSIACPNGSPYKTAFEEVLVREMTYGLVQKYMRDELEKARTIQGVTEKGPEPINVRHLQAAYYLWLFGNFLGGCAVIAETVVKRHTSRDSDLGK